A window of Oryctolagus cuniculus chromosome 2, mOryCun1.1, whole genome shotgun sequence genomic DNA:
AACAATCAGTGAACAACATAGTTCCATTTTCTTTACATTCCAGCACCACTGATGATTCGTCTTAACCACCAAATGTGTGCTAACAGCAGTAAGATCAAGGACCACAGAGTATAGGGACACTGGCAACAGGACATAGCTCGGGTCCAGGGTGAGGTGACAGACAAGTGACCTGGGTGCTGATGTCAGCAGAGCCTGAAACTGCCAGACCTGGGCAGGAGAAGGCCCACTCTTGTACAGGCACAAGCATTGCACAGGCACTGGCAAGCTGAGGCTTCCCCTTCATCCTTACTTGGTACAGATACTGTGTAGACTACAGTCTACGTTATCCTGAGAGCAAATACGGTTCAAGGTTCTGTGAACTCAGATAAAACCAGAGCAGGTTAGAAAGCTTCCTGGCTTTTGCCCGGGCTACTCACCAGTTCCACATACTCCCCAGTGATGTTCCCATCGAACATTTGGAATTTCCCTCCCTTTTCAGCTTCTAAGACAGCAGAAGATTTAGAAAATTGTTGCACCAACTAATGAAACAAAACACAGCAGACAGGTTACTGAGCCACATGCTGTAAGAATAAGTGGAAATAATGCAACAATCGCTATGGTTGAGtgatgggttttttttaaaaatcctgaataGTAGCCTTTacgtacagaaaacacaaaagctTCCTCCTCTCAGAGAGGAGTCACTGTATCCCCCACACTGCCACTACAGTCCCCAAATCTGCCTTTGTCTCCTCAAATCACTCCAAAGCCCTCAGGCATTTCTGTCGCTAccatcccagctttctgctctcgGCACGCTTCCCCCGCCGCCAGCCCGTGGTGCTTACGTCCTTGACGGTGAAGATGCTGTACAGCTGCTCCACTGTGGCATCAAACAGCTCCGTCATGTGCAGTGCCACGGTGGGGATCCTGACTCCCAGCGCTGCCGGCGACGAAGCCTGCGCCTCACCAAGGAAAAAGGTTTAGAGGGGGGGTTAGCACACCCACGAAGAGCTGCTCGGGTTTTACAGTCTTCCCAACCAAACCGCAAAGCAGCCTCAGCTGCCTGCCGTCCCTTCCAGACACCAGGACGGGCACGCAAAGCCTCCCTGGCACCACCAggtcctgctgctgccctgggacACGGCTCCCTGTTGCCAGGAGCTGTTAGCTCCATCCACTCCCACCCAGTGTATGGCCGCACACCCCTAATTCCAGCAGGACCTGGAAATGTGGCCCAGGGGGGCACACGGGTAAGCGTATGGAAGACAAGTACACTTGAGGCTAAAGAGTGTCCATctgtcccagcctccaggacaggAGGAAGACTGACAGCCTGTGTCActgctgggtgggtgggcagATGCTGTCTATCCCACAAGGCTGTTCACACGTTCCTATCAAGAACCAAAGCCTCCTGCCACTCATACAGCCCCACGCTCCTCACTAAGGGCACCCCAGCGCTGCTGGGCAGCTAAgcacctcctctccccctccctctgctcgGGCCCCGAGGTCCCACCTGCATGGCATCCTCACTCAGTTTCCGCTTAACTGTCACCTCCTGGGTCGCCAGAGCTTTCGTTGGTAAAATCATTCCCATTGTAAATTCTACAAAAAACACAGGAAATGCTGTGTCACGGCCTTCTCCCTGGCAAGCAGAGGAAAGTAGGAAACCCAGAGCAGCATGTGCAAAGACAGAACTGGTATTTACTGAGTTCCCACAGCATTTTGCTAATTTTAAGACCATTGTGTGTTTTTATATAGAAAGCCACTGATGATTAACAACAAAGGTCCTAAGGCCATAAATGTCTTTTCCGTATCTTTTTTCAAatacctcactttttttttattaggtagagttagacagagagagaggtcttccttctgctggttcacccccccaaatggccgctacggccggtgctgcaccgatccaaagccaggagccaggtgcttctcctggtctcccatgcaggtgcagggcccaaggacttgggccatcctccactgcctcccggaccacagcagagagctggactggaagaggggcaaccgggacagaatccggcgccctgaccgggactagaacgagggatgctagtgccacaggcagaggattagccaagtaagccacggggCCGGCCCAAATGCCTCACTTTTACCAAATTCTTAAAAAGCAGCCAAAGGGCCAGCagcatggcacaggttaatcctccacctgcagtgccagcatcccatatgggcgctggttcgagtcccggctgctccgcttttgatccagctctctgctatggcctggaaaagcagtagaagacggcccaaagccttgggcccctgtacctgtgtaggagacccagaagaagctcctgcctctggatcggcccagctctggccactgcagccatttggggaatgaaccagcggatggaagacaattctgtctctaactctacctctcaaataaacaaaatcttaaagaaaaaaagcaaatttccAGAAGTTCTTTTCCAAAAAGCTAAGTTTCACATAGGCAACCACTCCCCTGTGGTCCCGCTCACTGTCAAAGCCAGGCGCTCTGTCGCGTCACCGCTGCCTCACCAAGCCTGGCCGCAGGGCAGCCGAGCCCATAAGCTAGCTGGCCACAAGCACGGCCTCACGGCAGGCAGGGTGGCAACTCCAACCCACAGGGGCAGCACCAGCAAGGAGAAGGCACGGCACCATGGGCCCTGCAGCCATTGTACCCGCTGGCAGCCTCTGCAATGTGGAGGCTAATGGTGACTTCACTTCGAGGTCTACCTCAGCTGTACCTGTAATCCCTGCGGGCACTTCCACTCATTCACTTACTCAAagatttattaagcacctactgcGTCCCCGGCCTTGTGCTGGAGATACGGCAGTGCACGGAGCATACAGGCGGGCAGCCCCTCCAGACAGGCGTGAAACAGTAATTCCAGAGGCGACTGACTGCTCTCACCCCTGCGGGCCGcgcacagcactgctgctcaGTCGCCatcgcccccacccccaaccagctCCCACCTTCCAGTCCAGCACTGTGCCTGCAGCGCGAGTTGTTTCtggagccctgccctgctctcaCTGTAACCCGGGAACCCAGCCCCCGCCCCGAGCTCACCCTGGGTGAGCAGCCAGGGCCCCTGTGCACCTCCGGGGATGCCGCCTTTACCCGTCTTAAGCGCCTTCAGGTAGTCTCCAAGGGCCTCCCTGACCCTGGCGGTGCCTGCGGTTCGCATGAGCTCCTTCAGGACATCGCCATCGCCTTTCTTTTTACTCACGTTCACCTACAAAGCAGAGCACACACACCGGAGGGGAGACTGGGTGGGTGGATTCCTCCCACGTGGTACAATTAACGTCGCCTGTTTCTTGCAAGGTGAGACTCGGAAACCGCCCACGTGACCTGCATCACACTGATCCAGCTCAGCGCTGGCCTAGGCGCCCGCAGCCGTGGTGGCCGGGAAACTCAAGCCCAGATCTGAGCCTGGGGCGCCTCTGCGCTCTGGGGTTCTGGGAGGCGAGCCATGGCCCCGCTCCGGAGAGGACGGAGAGCCTCTGAGCGTGCCAGACCCAGAGTAGGCGCGAAACCGGCCACAgccagccagggccctgggacCTCCAGCAGGCTGAACCCCGACCCCGCCACTGGCCACGGTCTACTTCTCCTTTGCAGGACACACGGTCAACAATCAACAACACTGTCACACCATTCGGTGAGGACACGGCGGCCGCTGCCCCGGTGCGCAGGCGCCACCCACAGGCTGAGCCGGGAGACAACAGGACAATAGCCGGCCACGCAGGCTGCGGGCACACTACAGGGCACACAGGCTCCCCTGACCTCCCGGAGGTGGTGTCCTGTCCCCGCACCACACCTGGTCCCGCCCCACGCTGCTTCTTTGGGAGCAGCCCTTCCCCACAAACCGCGCTCCTCTGAAGCCCACCGGGACTGCCCGAGCCCACCGCCCAAGCTCGTTCAAGAAGCAAAGTCCACAGCATACCTCAGTGTCGTCGACTTCATTCTCCTCGGAGAGGTTGGGGATTTCAATCAACCCCTTGTGCTTGGCCCCAGATTCCTTAATTGTACCTGCAACCAATGGGGTCTTCCATGACAAAGCCACGACTGGCTGCCGGCCAGGCTGCCCCGCCCGGCTGCGCCCCTCCCATCCGCTCCAGCCGCTCTTCCCGGCCCAGAGTTCTCAAAGCAGGAGGACCAGATCCCGTGAAGGGGCAGGGTCAcaaagggaggggagggcagaaggCACAATGATTTCTGCTCCTGGCTGGCACCAGGGGCAGCCaagccctctgcctgcctccaggcTGTGCCTGGGTCTTATCTCCAAAGGAGCTCCCTGGGGCTTTGGGCCAAGAGACATGGAGGACACACAAGGCCAAAGGTTCCCTACCGTGGGGAGGCAGTGGGTACCGGATCCTGCCAAGACCCAGCCGGGAGGTGTCTCGCAGCCGGAGGGCAGGGCGGGCTGCTGCCGCTCGCTGACCACCTCCCCAGCTGCGGCCTGGCTCAAGGCAGCCTTGGCGGGCTGCGGGCTAGCAGCCCCGCAGGGAAGCCGCAGAGCGCAGGCTGAGGCCTAAACTCCGAGACAGCCCAGTGCTCCAGCTCTgtgcccctctcctctcccttccctgggtCCCTATATCCTCAGCTACTTCAACATTTATGGGGCCTACACTATGTGTCCAGCCCGGTGCTAAGCACCTTGGGAAGAAATTTAGCCAAAAGACCACAAAGTGGGAGCAACTAGAATGCCCAGAGGCTCATCAATAGACAAAGGAAATGCAGCAGATCCACAGACCAGCAGGAGGCTGCCCCACCCGTGGTGACCCCTAGACCCCTGCAGAGAAGGCAGCCAGGCCCAGACAGGCCTACCGCACAGGAAAAAGCTCAGTGCAGACCCATGGCAGAGATTCATCACCGCCAGGGCCTGGGGAAGAGGGGAGTGAGTGCCTGCGAATGGTACAGGGTTTCCTCTGCAGCTGAAATGTTCTCAAAGTGGCAGCAGTGCTGGAGCACACGCAAACATACTGGGAACCgtggttttttgacaggcagagtggacagtgagtgagagagactgagagaaaggtcttccttttccgttggttcaccccccaaatggccgcaacggctggtgtgcttcagatctgaagccaggagccaggtgcttctcctggtctcccatggggtgcagggcccaaatactggggccatcctccactgcactcccgggccacagcagagagttggcctggaagaggggcaaccgggacagaatctggcgccccgactgggactagaacccggtgtgctggcgccgcaggcggaagattagccaagtaagccacggcgccggcccgtggGTTCTTTCAACATCAGAatgcagggaccagcactgtggtgcagcgggtaaagccaccacctgctgcgccggcttcccatatgggcaccagttccagtcctggttgttccacttcctatccagctctctgctatggcctgggaaagcagtggaagatggctcaagtccttgggtccctgtacccacgtgggagacctagaagaaactcctggatcctggcttcagattggcacagctctggccattgcggtcatctggggagtgaaccagcgatgaaaagacctctctctccccctctctctctatcaaataagtaattctttaaagaggatggcccaagtgcttgggtccctgcacccgaatgggggaccgagaggaagcagctggctcctggcttcggattggcatagtgccggccgtagtggccattaggggagtgaaccaatggaagaggacctttctctgtctataactctgtaaaaaaaaaaaaaaaaaaaaaaaaaaaaaaaaaaaaaaaaccagaagaatGTAGGCTATGCCAATTCTCTCCCAATAAAgcaacattacaaaaaaaattaaaaaatcttgccCTGATGAATGAGGAAAAGGAGGGGGAGGCCAGGATACAAAACAGCAGGGCTCCCAAAAGTTCAAggacaataaaattaaaaaactctttcaaataaatcttaaaaaaacacccTAGTGTTCCACATCAGAATACTGCATACAGCATGAAAGCGTCtctcaaaaaacttttttttttaaatttatttgaaagacagagtcacagagaggtagagacagaaagaaagctcttccatccactggttcactccccactggccacaatggctgagctgcgccaatccaaagccagaggcttcttccagatctcctacgtggatgcaggggcccaaggacttggtccatcctccgctgctttcccatacatattagcagggagcatgattggaagtggagcagctgggactcgaaccggcacccatatgggatgccagtgctgcaggctgggactttaacccacggtgccacagcgccggccccaataacttcttttttaaaaaaaaggtgttgATACTTTGTGCAATGTTGCAGTCTTTAGTGTTTCCATAAttaccattttccatgaccttttcgATATCCTACCCTCCTTAGTAATCATGAATGAGGGGACTCcaagaagttcttggaaaaaaagaGATACCGAAGAGAGGGCGCCATTTCCCACAGGGCTCCCAAGCAGCCTCAGCGCCCTTGGAAGAACGGCCGGGGAGACGTTGCCATCTTTcccaggggaggggggggagagagagggggagagagagggggagagagagggggagagagagagagagagagagagagagatggcttccCTCCCTGGGGACAAGGACCTGCGGGAGGCGGCGGGCAGGTGGGCCTCGGGGTTCCCAGGTGTGAGGCAGAGAAGGGTCCAGCCCGGGGGCCAAGAGAACGGCACGCCAGGGCCTCAGATCAAGCACCCTCAGCTGTGGTCAGAGCGCCCGGAGCAGTTCTGAAAGCAagtgctgggccggcgccgcggctcactaggctaatcctccgccttgcagcgctggcacaccgggttctagtcccggtcggggcaccggattctgtcccggttgcccctcttccaggccagctctctgctgtggccagggagtgcagtggaggatggcccaggtgcttgggccctgcaccccatgggagaccaggaaaagcacctggctcctggctcctgctatcggatcagcgcggtgcgctggccgcagcgcgccagccgcggcgac
This region includes:
- the AHSA2P gene encoding activator of 90 kDa heat shock protein ATPase homolog 2 isoform X2, yielding MAKWGQGDPRWIVEEREDGTNVNNWHWTERDATLWSRGKLRELLVGIVVENEAGRCEVSELKQVDGEASCSSRKGRLIFFYEWNIKLGWRGTIKESGAKHKGLIEIPNLSEENEVDDTEVNVSKKKGDGDVLKELMRTAGTARVREALGDYLKALKTEFTMGMILPTKALATQEVTVKRKLSEDAMQASSPAALGVRIPTVALHMTELFDATVEQLYSIFTVKDLVQQFSKSSAVLEAEKGGKFQMFDGNITGEYVELLTNRKIIMKWRCRNWPEEHYATVALNFVPTLGQTELQLHCKGVPVCKEENMKICWQKQHFEEIKGLLQLATLHG
- the AHSA2P gene encoding activator of 90 kDa heat shock protein ATPase homolog 2 isoform X1; this encodes MAKWGQGDPRWIVEEREDGTNVNNWHWTERDATLWSRGKLRELLVGIVVENEAGRCEVSELKQVDGEASCSSRKGRLIFFYEWNIKLGWRGTIKESGAKHKGLIEIPNLSEENEVDDTEVNVSKKKGDGDVLKELMRTAGTARVREALGDYLKALKTEFTMGMILPTKALATQEVTVKRKLSEDAMQAQASSPAALGVRIPTVALHMTELFDATVEQLYSIFTVKDLVQQFSKSSAVLEAEKGGKFQMFDGNITGEYVELLTNRKIIMKWRCRNWPEEHYATVALNFVPTLGQTELQLHCKGVPVCKEENMKICWQKQHFEEIKGLLQLATLHG